Proteins encoded by one window of Deinococcus fonticola:
- a CDS encoding radical SAM protein — MGTWRLQQQADSFTLSEGGSEQVLSFDREGRLLTWFVRGVTYKRALNSRLLARRREGEVRLRWEVPEDEVLLVFGRMLGEVRHAAQAIKSPLPGKVLDWTPEKLLAERERFATAYAPVSILPPDQYFAVVVQATRGCSWNKCTFCTFYRDRAFTVQPPAAFAAHLNAVKTLLGEAASLRKSIFVADGNALMLANHKLLPLLDMAKATFPGRDLHGFLDVNTGSRKSVPDWQELREAGVRRVYLGLETGHDPLLAWLNKPGSADQAAELITDLKAAGLNVGPIFMTGVGGQKYAEKHVQDTLTLLQRLPLSAGDIVYLSPFVEHGPYAELARQDGVLPISPEDVGQQEDLFRGHLKATHPGVKAARYDIQEFLY; from the coding sequence GTGGGCACATGGCGTTTACAACAGCAGGCGGACTCGTTCACGCTCAGCGAGGGGGGCAGCGAGCAGGTGCTGAGTTTCGACCGGGAAGGCCGCCTGCTCACCTGGTTTGTCCGGGGCGTCACCTACAAACGCGCCCTGAATTCGCGCCTGCTGGCCAGGCGGCGTGAGGGAGAGGTGCGCCTGCGCTGGGAAGTGCCAGAGGACGAAGTGCTGCTGGTGTTTGGCCGGATGCTAGGCGAGGTGAGGCACGCCGCGCAGGCCATCAAATCGCCACTGCCAGGGAAAGTTCTTGACTGGACGCCGGAAAAGCTCCTGGCCGAGCGGGAGCGTTTCGCCACCGCTTACGCGCCGGTGAGTATCCTGCCACCCGATCAGTATTTCGCGGTGGTGGTGCAGGCCACCCGCGGGTGCAGCTGGAACAAATGCACGTTCTGCACCTTCTACCGTGACCGGGCGTTTACCGTGCAGCCGCCCGCGGCCTTCGCCGCCCACCTGAATGCCGTGAAAACCCTGCTGGGCGAGGCCGCTTCCCTGCGCAAATCCATTTTTGTCGCGGACGGAAACGCGCTGATGCTGGCGAACCATAAGCTGTTGCCGCTGCTGGATATGGCAAAGGCCACCTTTCCTGGCCGCGACCTGCACGGCTTCCTTGACGTGAACACGGGCAGTCGCAAGAGCGTGCCGGACTGGCAGGAACTCCGCGAGGCAGGCGTGCGGCGGGTATACCTCGGTCTGGAAACCGGGCATGACCCGCTGCTGGCCTGGCTGAACAAACCCGGCAGCGCCGATCAGGCGGCAGAACTCATCACGGATCTCAAGGCGGCGGGCCTGAATGTCGGCCCCATCTTCATGACAGGCGTGGGCGGGCAGAAGTACGCCGAAAAGCACGTTCAGGACACCCTGACCCTGTTGCAACGCCTCCCCCTCAGTGCAGGCGATATCGTTTACCTCTCGCCCTTCGTGGAGCACGGCCCCTACGCGGAACTAGCGCGACAGGACGGCGTTTTGCCAATCTCTCCAGAGGACGTGGGCCAGCAGGAAGACCTGTTCCGGGGGCACCTGAAGGCCACACACCCAGGCGTGAAGGCAGCGCGCTACGACATCCAGGAATTCCTGTACTAG
- the tkt gene encoding transketolase has protein sequence MSENTPQNVEQLSVNTIRTLAIDAVQAANSGHPGAPLGAAPMAYVVWQKFLRFNPQHPEWPARDRFVLSAGHASMLIYSLLHLTGYPEMTLDDLKNFRQWGYHTPGHPEFFHTKGLDATTGPLGQGAAMTVGMAMAEQFLAAKYNREGFPIFDNYTYSILGDGDLQEGINHESAALAGHLKLGKLIWLHDDNSVQLDTATLKAESEDTAARFRAYGWEVLRVQDGNNLAEIEAAVQQAQANKDQPTLIQVKTVIGFGSPRAGTSKAHGEPLGEEGVAETKKALGWEYPPFTVPDEVRQHMDAAQRGQGFEDAWNKLMDEYRASFPELGKEVDAVLAREVPANLAEILPSYEVGGKAMATRNASGEVINALAKVLPTLMGGSADLSGSTKTTIKDGGEFLPGSYQGRNVYFGVREFGMAAAGNGLSLYGGVRPLVGTFAVFADYLKPAFRLSAIQMQPVTYVLTHDSIGLGEDGPTHQPVDQLAMLRSVPGAHVIRPADANETAAAWAMALEYEKGPTALILSRQDLPILPRNHAGVKKGAYVVKDTDSTSGEGAQVILIASGSEVSLALDSADALAREGVNARVVSMPCMEVFRAQDQAYRDSVLTPGTKRVAIEALAKMPWYEWVGSGGAIIGMDTFGASAPAKVLFEKFGFSVENVVKTVKGIL, from the coding sequence ATGAGCGAAAACACGCCCCAGAATGTTGAGCAACTGAGCGTCAACACCATTCGCACGCTGGCCATCGATGCTGTGCAGGCCGCGAATTCGGGCCACCCCGGCGCACCGCTGGGCGCGGCCCCCATGGCCTACGTGGTGTGGCAGAAGTTCCTGCGCTTCAACCCCCAGCATCCCGAGTGGCCGGCCCGTGACCGTTTCGTGCTGTCGGCGGGGCACGCCAGCATGCTGATTTACAGCCTTCTGCACCTGACGGGTTACCCGGAGATGACGCTGGACGACCTGAAGAACTTCCGCCAGTGGGGATACCACACGCCCGGTCACCCGGAGTTTTTCCACACCAAGGGGCTGGACGCCACGACCGGGCCGCTGGGTCAGGGGGCGGCCATGACGGTGGGCATGGCGATGGCCGAGCAGTTCCTGGCCGCGAAGTACAACCGCGAGGGCTTCCCAATTTTCGACAATTACACGTACTCCATCCTGGGAGACGGTGACCTTCAGGAAGGCATCAACCACGAGTCGGCGGCGCTGGCCGGGCACCTGAAGCTGGGCAAATTGATCTGGCTGCACGACGACAACAGCGTGCAACTGGACACCGCGACCCTCAAGGCCGAGTCCGAGGACACCGCCGCCCGCTTCCGCGCTTATGGCTGGGAAGTGCTGCGCGTGCAGGACGGCAACAACCTCGCCGAAATCGAAGCGGCGGTGCAGCAGGCGCAGGCGAACAAGGATCAGCCCACCCTGATTCAGGTCAAAACCGTGATCGGCTTCGGCAGTCCCCGCGCGGGCACCAGCAAGGCGCATGGCGAACCGCTGGGCGAGGAAGGCGTGGCCGAAACGAAGAAAGCCCTGGGCTGGGAGTACCCGCCCTTTACCGTGCCGGACGAAGTTCGCCAGCACATGGACGCCGCGCAGCGCGGCCAGGGCTTCGAGGACGCCTGGAACAAGCTGATGGACGAGTACCGCGCCAGCTTCCCCGAACTGGGGAAAGAAGTGGACGCCGTGCTGGCCCGCGAAGTGCCCGCCAACCTGGCCGAAATCCTGCCGAGTTACGAGGTGGGCGGCAAGGCCATGGCGACCCGCAACGCCAGCGGCGAAGTCATCAACGCGCTGGCCAAAGTCCTTCCCACGCTGATGGGCGGCAGTGCCGACCTGTCCGGCAGCACCAAGACCACCATCAAGGACGGCGGCGAGTTCCTGCCCGGCAGTTACCAGGGCCGCAACGTGTACTTCGGCGTGCGCGAGTTCGGCATGGCGGCGGCCGGGAACGGCCTGAGCCTGTACGGCGGCGTGCGCCCGCTGGTCGGCACCTTCGCGGTCTTCGCGGATTACCTGAAACCCGCCTTCCGCCTCTCGGCCATTCAGATGCAACCCGTCACTTACGTCCTCACGCACGACAGCATCGGTCTGGGCGAGGACGGCCCCACCCACCAGCCCGTCGATCAGCTCGCCATGCTGCGCAGCGTACCGGGCGCTCACGTGATCCGCCCCGCCGACGCCAACGAAACCGCCGCCGCCTGGGCCATGGCCCTGGAGTACGAGAAAGGCCCCACCGCGCTGATCCTGTCCCGCCAGGACTTGCCGATCCTGCCGCGCAACCACGCCGGCGTGAAGAAAGGCGCTTACGTCGTGAAGGACACCGACAGCACCAGTGGAGAGGGGGCTCAGGTCATCCTGATCGCCAGCGGCTCCGAGGTTTCCCTGGCGCTGGACAGCGCCGACGCACTGGCCCGGGAAGGCGTGAACGCCCGCGTGGTGTCCATGCCGTGCATGGAAGTGTTCAGGGCGCAGGATCAGGCGTACCGCGACAGCGTGCTGACGCCGGGCACCAAACGCGTCGCCATCGAGGCGCTGGCCAAGATGCCCTGGTACGAGTGGGTCGGGTCGGGCGGCGCCATTATCGGCATGGACACCTTCGGGGCCAGTGCGCCGGCCAAAGTCCTGTTCGAGAAATTCGGCTTCAGCGTCGAGAACGTCGTCAAGACCGTCAAAGGCATTCTGTAA
- a CDS encoding Lrp/AsnC family transcriptional regulator: MVTAIVMVQAERHSIPETAMELATVPGVREVYSVTGEWDIVAVLRFAQYEDLDDIVTGHLRHIQGILKTQTMLAFRTYNEEVLDQGFGVGLDESQTQP, from the coding sequence ATGGTCACGGCAATCGTCATGGTTCAGGCAGAACGGCATTCCATTCCGGAAACGGCTATGGAGCTCGCCACGGTGCCCGGTGTGCGCGAGGTGTACAGCGTCACGGGCGAGTGGGACATCGTGGCTGTGCTGCGATTTGCCCAGTACGAAGATCTGGACGATATCGTGACGGGTCACCTGCGCCACATTCAGGGAATTCTGAAAACACAGACCATGCTGGCCTTCCGCACTTACAACGAGGAAGTGCTGGATCAAGGCTTTGGCGTGGGCCTCGATGAAAGTCAGACGCAACCCTGA
- the gmk gene encoding guanylate kinase, with protein MMSDPTSPPPSNVPRGLLIVITGASGVGKGTLREKWLAGQDVFYSTSWTTREPREGEMNGREYVFVTPQEFLDKARQDGFLEHAQFVGNHYGTPIEPIEEALARGQDVVLEIEVEGAMQVQERLGDEAILVFIMPPSLTELRRRLTGRATETPERIEKRLTRAVGEIREAHKFRYVVVNDDLERAAQEMLAVQHAERAARKAPDQWTPEDHAASRAAQRVHSRNLSSADLEQVVNS; from the coding sequence ATGATGTCTGACCCCACTTCCCCACCTCCTTCAAACGTGCCGCGTGGCCTGCTGATCGTGATTACCGGGGCGTCCGGCGTGGGCAAAGGCACCCTGCGGGAGAAATGGCTGGCCGGGCAGGACGTGTTCTACAGCACGTCGTGGACGACCCGGGAACCGCGCGAGGGCGAAATGAATGGGCGCGAATACGTGTTCGTCACGCCCCAGGAGTTTCTGGACAAGGCCCGCCAGGACGGTTTTCTGGAGCACGCGCAGTTTGTGGGGAACCACTACGGCACGCCCATCGAACCCATCGAAGAGGCCCTGGCCCGGGGTCAGGACGTCGTGCTGGAAATCGAGGTGGAGGGAGCCATGCAGGTGCAAGAACGCCTGGGCGACGAGGCGATTCTGGTGTTCATCATGCCGCCCAGCCTGACCGAGCTCCGCCGCCGCCTGACCGGGCGGGCCACCGAAACGCCCGAGCGCATCGAGAAACGCCTGACCCGCGCCGTGGGCGAGATCCGCGAAGCGCACAAGTTCCGGTACGTGGTGGTGAACGACGACCTGGAGCGGGCCGCCCAGGAAATGCTGGCGGTGCAGCACGCCGAGCGGGCCGCCCGGAAAGCGCCGGATCAGTGGACGCCCGAGGATCACGCGGCCTCGCGGGCGGCGCAGCGCGTTCACAGCCGCAACCTGAGTTCTGCCGATCTGGAACAGGTGGTGAACAGCTAA
- a CDS encoding macro domain-containing protein has translation MPLELVQGDIAHQPVDAVVTAANRQLMGGGGVDGVIHRAAGPELLRAIRQLGGTPTGTAVITPAFQLSERGNRFVIHAVGPVWRGGQHGEAPLLAGAYRHSLQLAADNGCQSIAFPSISTGVYGYPVQQAAPVALNTVLEFLQEHPALRVRLVLYDAGTLSVFQRALKQLKS, from the coding sequence ATGCCGCTGGAACTGGTTCAGGGCGACATTGCGCACCAACCCGTGGACGCCGTGGTGACTGCCGCGAACAGGCAGCTGATGGGCGGGGGTGGGGTGGACGGCGTAATTCACCGCGCCGCCGGGCCGGAACTGTTGCGGGCCATCCGGCAGCTGGGGGGCACGCCCACGGGGACGGCGGTCATCACGCCCGCTTTTCAGCTGAGCGAACGGGGCAACCGCTTCGTGATTCACGCGGTCGGCCCGGTGTGGCGCGGTGGGCAACACGGGGAAGCGCCGCTGCTGGCAGGCGCCTATCGCCACAGCCTGCAACTCGCGGCGGACAACGGCTGCCAATCCATCGCGTTTCCGTCCATCAGCACGGGCGTGTACGGTTACCCGGTGCAGCAGGCCGCGCCAGTCGCCCTGAACACCGTGCTGGAGTTCCTGCAAGAACACCCCGCGCTGCGGGTGCGCCTGGTGCTGTATGACGCGGGCACCCTGAGCGTGTTTCAGCGGGCCTTGAAGCAGTTAAAGTCGTAA
- a CDS encoding sulfurtransferase has protein sequence MTSPLKSAEWLTAHLNDPQLRVLDCRYALSDPLLGRIAYLEGHVPGAIYADLETDLSGPVQENGVGGRHPLPDAQDFAAWLGQVGIGNDSVVVCYADHAAGGDFYASRAWWLLRWLGHREVYVLDGGWPAYLRAGGSISTAEPEHAPTTFTPDVQPDMVAEAHDVQHRAADVLLIDSRAPNRYSGETEPLDRKAGHIPGAVNRPFGGALNPDGTYRKVEELRAHLDAGAAPTIAYCGSGVSATPNLLARELAGVPLGPHNRLYPGSWSDWISDDSRGLAMGDQPSLRL, from the coding sequence ATGACCTCCCCGCTGAAAAGTGCCGAGTGGCTCACCGCGCACCTGAACGACCCCCAATTGCGCGTGCTGGACTGCCGCTACGCCCTGAGCGACCCTCTGCTGGGCCGCATCGCGTACCTGGAAGGCCACGTCCCCGGAGCCATTTACGCCGATCTGGAAACGGATTTAAGTGGCCCGGTACAGGAAAACGGCGTCGGCGGCAGACACCCGTTGCCCGACGCGCAGGACTTTGCGGCCTGGCTGGGCCAGGTGGGCATCGGAAATGACAGTGTGGTGGTGTGTTACGCGGATCACGCGGCGGGCGGGGATTTTTATGCCTCGCGCGCCTGGTGGCTGCTGCGCTGGCTAGGTCACCGCGAAGTGTACGTGCTGGACGGCGGCTGGCCCGCTTACCTGCGGGCGGGCGGATCAATCAGCACCGCAGAACCCGAGCACGCCCCCACGACCTTCACGCCTGACGTGCAACCGGACATGGTGGCCGAGGCTCACGACGTTCAACACCGCGCCGCGGACGTGCTGCTGATCGACTCCCGCGCCCCCAACCGCTACAGCGGCGAGACCGAACCCCTGGACCGCAAGGCCGGACACATTCCCGGCGCCGTGAACCGCCCCTTTGGCGGCGCCCTGAACCCCGACGGCACCTACCGGAAGGTGGAGGAGCTGCGTGCTCACCTGGACGCCGGGGCCGCGCCCACCATCGCCTACTGCGGCAGTGGTGTCAGCGCCACGCCCAACCTGCTGGCCCGCGAACTGGCCGGCGTGCCGCTGGGGCCGCACAACCGCCTCTACCCCGGCTCGTGGAGCGACTGGATCAGCGACGACTCCAGGGGTCTGGCGATGGGTGACCAGCCGTCATTACGACTTTAA